In Mytilus galloprovincialis chromosome 1, xbMytGall1.hap1.1, whole genome shotgun sequence, the following are encoded in one genomic region:
- the LOC143054706 gene encoding isoleucine--tRNA ligase, cytoplasmic-like, which produces MAQQVPEKISFPQEEEKVQAFWKEIDAFKTSLKQSKGKPKYTFYDGPPFATGLPHYGHILAGTIKDVMTRWAHQSGFHVERRFGWDCHGLPVEYEIDKTLGIKGPEDVAKMGIENYNNECRKIVMRYSKDWEHIVTRLGRWIDFENDYKTMYPWFMETIWWVFKELFNNGLVYRGSKVMPFSTACNTPLSNFESGQNYKDVVDPAVIVSFPLISKPGVSAIAWTTTPWTLPSNLSLCVNPDADYVQVKDKATGKIYIMMEARLEALFKASEEYTIMERMKGKALEGLKYEPVFPYFKYMGEKMNAFRILNDSYVTSESGTGIVHQAPYFGEDDYKVCLKYGIITRDMQIICPVDASGKFTEEITDFKGLHVKDADKLIMKKLKDIGKLVHQGQCKHNYPFCWRSETPLIYKAVPSWFVRVEQCTEQLLENNSKTYWVPEFVKEKRFANWLKDARDWAISRNRYWGTPIPIWISDDGEEIVCVGSIQELKDLTGVEVKDLHRETVDKLTIPSKLGKGTLKRTPEVFDCWFESGSMPYAQQHYPFEHKKDFDDTFPADFIAEGIDQTRGWFYTLLVLSTLLFGKPPFKNLIVNGLVLASDGQKMSKRKKNYPDPLTVVNKYGADALRMYLCNSPAVRADSLRFKEEGVERVLKDVFLPWYNAYRFFMQNVERLEREEGIKFVYSDSKTDKPTNVMDRWILSFTQSLLKFVKEEMGAYRLYTVMPKLVKFVDNLTNWYVRMNRKRLKGDGGADDCYIALETLFSVLFSMVRVMSPLIPFITEHMYQNLKHLLESDSAKDSRSVHFLMIPSPRETLIDANIERAVSTMQSVIELGRIVRERKTLPIKYPLKEAVAISRDPSVVEDVKSLERYILEELNVRKVTTTTDKSKYGAHMEADVDFKVLGARLKGDVKKVVAAVKKLSSGQLEEFQQTGTIVVEGYTLEEEDLKIAYKFDSTANVTPDQYEAHSDKKVLVLMDVSPDQSMLDEGIAREVINRVQKLRKKAGLVPSDDITVFYQATGNLKNIITTFLDYIKTALKQPFSPYPVVGSMEKIIDESQKVKTDMLDLTIVKGHDGKDSGLVICTVTPRLEPAPVKNGVKPACSYINVELIGCVPQEGVSGNQGTILLENPKGCMISSVEKLKEQMKLLFGLRGRRVDIFTDNSLTKELSDTTKVSSLNGQTIYLAPYTGAVTGLCAPPSVSTPYCHFANVNDKQMGCVLLENPRGQKLSVEEVYKQVQKLYNKDGIKLSQSADKKKTLSSDSVKDVLELHSTTLYLS; this is translated from the exons ATGGCTCAACAAGTTCCTGAGAAGATTTCATTTCCTCAGGAAGAGGAGAAAGTTCAGGCTTTCTGGAAAGAAATAGATGCATTCAAAACATCACTAAAGCAGTCAAAGGGGAAACCAAA GTATACTTTTTATGATGGACCACCATTTGCCACAGGTTTGCCCCATTATGGCCATATTCTAGCAGGTACCATTAAAGATGTAATGACCAGATGGGCCCATCAGAGTGGATTTCATGTAGAGAGAAGGTTTGGATGGGATTGCCATGGTCTACCAGTT GAGTATGAAATAGATAAAACTTTGGGCATTAAAGGTCCAGAAGATGTGGCTAAGATGGGTATTGAGAACTACAACAACGAATGTCGTAAAATTGTCATGAGATATTCTAAAGATTGGGAG CATATAGTGACAAGATTAGGTAGATGGATTGACTTTGAGAATGACTACAAGACCATGTATCCTTGGTTCATGGAAACCATTTGGTGGGTGTTCAAAGAACTGTTTAACAATGGTCTTGTCTATAGAGGTTCAAAG GTGATGCCATTTTCTACAGCCTGTAATACACCTCTGTCTAATTTTGAGTCTGGACAGAATTATAAAGATGTTGTGGATCCAGCAG TGATAGTGAGTTTCCCACTTATAAGCAAGCCAGGAGTATCTGCCATTGCCTGGACAACCACACCATGGACACTGCCAAGCAATCTCTCATTATGTGTCAATCCAGATGCAGATTATGTACAAGTGAAAG acaAAGCAACAGGGAAGATATACATAATGATGGAAGCCAGATTAGAGGCTTTATTTAAAGCATCAGAGGAATATACCATCATGGAGAG aatgaaagGAAAAGCATTGGAAGGCCTGAAATATGAACCtgttttcccttatttcaaaTAT ATGGGAGAGAAAATGAATGCCTTTAGGATTTTGAATGACAGCTATGTTACATCTGAGAGTGGTACAGGAATTGTACATCAGGCTCCTTACTTTGGAGAG GACGATTACAAAGTATGTTTGAAATATGGAATCATCACACGAGACATGCAGATCATTTGTCCTGTGGACGCTAGTGGAAAATTTACAGAGGAAATCACTGATTTCAAAGGTCTACATGTCAAG GATGCAGACAAACTTATTATGAAGAAACTAAAAGATATTGGTAAATTGGTACACCAAGGacaatgtaaacataattatCCTTTCTGTTGGAG ATCGGAGACACCACTAATTTACAAGGCAGTTCCCAGCTGGTTTGTTCGTGTAGAACAGTGCACAGAACAGCTGTTAGAAAATAATTCAAAGACCTACTG GGTACCTgagtttgtaaaagaaaaaagattTGCTAACTGGTTGAAAGATGCAAGAGATTGGGCTATTTCCAGAAATAGATATTGGGGAACTCCCATCCCTATCTGGATAAGTGATGATGGAGAAGAG attgtttGTGTTGGATCGATTCAAGAATTGAAAGATTTAACAGGTGTAGAAGTAAAAGATCTTCACAGAGAAAC GGTAGACAAATTAACAATACCTTCAAAGTTAGGTAAAGGAACCTTAAAGAGGACACCTGAAGTGTTTGATTGTTGGTTTGAGAGTGGAAGTATGCCCTACGCACAACAACATTATCCATTTGAACATAAGAAAGACTTTGATGACACTTTCCCAGCTGATTTTATTGCTGAGGGAATTGACCAGACTAGAGGATG gttttACACTTTGTTAGTGTTATCAACATTGCTGTTTGGAAAACCACCCTTCAAGAATCTCATTGTGAATGGCCTTGTCCTAGCATC AGATGGACAGAAAATGAGTAAGAGAAAGAAGAATTATCCAGATCCATTGACTGTTGTTAATAAATATGGAGCTGATGCACTTAG AATGTATTTATGTAACTCTCCAGCAGTAAGAGCTGATTCCCTCAGATTTAAGGAAGAAGGTGTGGAGAGAGTGCTAAAAGATGTATTCCTACCCTGGTACAATGCCTACAGATTTTTTATGCAGAATGTTGAGAGGTTGGAAAGG GAAGAGGGTATAAAATTTGTGTACAGTGACAGTAAAACGGACAAACCCACAAATGTAATGGACAGATGGATTCTATCATTCACACAGAGTTTGCTGAAGTTTGTCAAGGAGGAAATGGGAG CCTACAGACTATACACAGTGATGCCAAAATTGGTGAAGTTTGTAGATAACTTGACAAATTGGTATGTTAGAATGAACAGGAAAAGGTTAAAG GGAGATGGTGGAGCTGACGATTGTTACATTGCCTTGGAAACTTTGTTCAGTGTTTTGTTTTCAATGGTCAGAGTTATG AGTCCTTTGATCCCTTTCATCACAGAGCACATGTATCAGAACTTAAAACATTTGCTAGAGTCAGACTCGGCCAAGGATTCTAGAAGTGTTCACTTCTTGATGATCCCATCACCTAG GGAAACTTTAATTGATGCAAATATTGAGAGAGCTGTTTCCACCATGCAGTCAGTTATAGAACTTGGTAGAATTGTAAGGGAAAGGAAAACTTTACCTATCAAG taCCCCCTGAAAGAGGCTGTTGCCATCAGTAGAGACCCATCTGTAGTGGAAGATGTAAAATCATTAGAAAGATATATTCTTGAG GAACTAAATGTGAGGAAAGTCACAACAACAACAGATAAATCTAAATATGGTGCTCATATGGAAGCTGATGTAGATTTCAAAGTATTGGGAGCAAGACTGAAAGGAGATGTTAAAAAAGTTGTTGCTGCTGTCAAAAAACTATCTAGTGGCCAATTGGAGGAATTCCAGCAGACAGGTACCATAGTGGTAGAAGGGTATACCCTAGAGGAGGAAGATCTAAAAATAGCCTACAAGTTTGATTCTACTGCAAATGTCACACCTGACCAGTATGAAGCTCATTCTGATAAAAAG GTGTTAGTATTAATGGATGTATCACCTGACCAAAGTATGTTGGACGAAGGAATCGCTCGGGAAGTTATCAACCGTGTCCAGAAACTTAGAAAGAAG GCTGGACTGGTTCCTTCAGATGACATAACTGTTTTCTACCAGGCAACTGGAAACCTGAAAAACATTATAACCACATTCTTAGATTACATCAAAACAGCCCTGAAGCAGCCATTCTCACCTTACCCTGTGGTCGGTAGTATGGAGAAAATCATTGACGAGTCTCAAAAG GTGAAGACAGACATGTTAGATTTAACTATAGTTAAAGGACATGACGGAAAAGACAGTGGACTGGTTATCTGTACAGTAACACCTAGACTGGAACCTGCTCCTGTTAAGAATGGAGTTAAACCAGCTTGCAGTTATATCAATGTAGAACTTATTGGGTGTGTTCCTCAAGAAGGTGTGTCTGGTAACCAAGGCACCATACTACTGGAGAATCCTAAAGGCTGTATGATCTCCAGTGTAGAGAAGCTTAAAGAACAG atgaaattattatttggattaaGAGGAAGACGTGTAGACATTTTCACAGACAATTCATTAACAAAAGAACTTTCTGATACTACAAAAGTGTCTAGTTTAAATGGACAGACTATTTATCTTGCTCCTTATACTGGTGCAGTCACAGGGCTTTGTGCTCCACCCTCTGTGTCGACTCCATACTGCCATTTTGCAAATGTTAACGATAAACAAATGGGATGTGTGCTGTTGGAAAATCCAAGAGGTCAAAAATTATCTGTTGAAGAAGTTTATAAACAG GTGCAAAAATTGTACAATAAAGATGGAATAAAACTCAGCCAATCAGCAGACAAGAAGAAAACTCTGTCTTCTGATTCAGTCAAAGATGTCTTAGAACTTCATTCAACAACATTATATCTGTCTTGA